AGACCAAGCAATTGTTGCATCCTATCAGCAtacttttctatttctttcctttctccaTAGTTCAGTAAACATATTTTGCtgtggattttattttattttaatttatttactttGAGATGGTTTCTTTTGCTTGCTGATTTTTCTTGTTTGTTGTTCATGGTAATTTCAACTGTGGCAAGATGAGAGATTACAATCATACACAGCAAGATCATTCTTCTCCTGGCTTAGCAAGAATTGAAAAGCAACTATCTTACTCTGCTCATTACAATTTAGAGATAATCTATGAACACATTTATTTCTCATGCATCATTATATTAACATTGTATATTGTCTTCCATTTCAAGCAAAAAAACCGTTTTACATTTTCCCTTTGACTCATGAATTTGTATTTGTCATCTCATGTTAAATGATGAAAAGTGGAAAATATGAGGTATCAAAAATAACTTTTATCTAGAGCTCAATGATGGAGTAATGGAATAAATTGCATTAGAAGGCAGTAGAAATTGAGACAAAAGGGCACTTACAGTGGGATTGATCCTGACCACTGGAAGCTTAACCACCTGAGCTAACAGAAGGTAGCCACTTCATTGAGTTTCATCCTGGTCAATTAAAATGTTGGCTGCAAATTATATTGTTAATTTTGATTAATGGCATTAGAAAGTGGAAAAATAGATAATTAGCGTGCACCATTCTATGGCCGAGGTCGGCATGCATCACAGAAAATCTACTTCTGTAGAGGTTTTATTGATTCTACAAAAGTAGGTATCATTGCACCACGATACaaagggatagagaaaatgcaaCATAGCTCAAACTGTCGTTGAATTTGCAGCTAAAGAATGCCAGGTTTAGGCAAATAGCTTGACTAACACAACTTTCTACTCAGTAGCGTTCTTCAGTCTACTTATATGATGAACATTATGTATTATGATATGCAAGTTTCTGACAAGTGTGGTTGAATAACAAAGAACAATATTATTCTATCTCTTTACCACCCTGGCTTGATGATTCTGGATTGTCATTCCTCCCAGTCCAAGTGTTGTCATTACCAAACTCAGAGATAGCTTCTCCTTTCGGTTTTGGTTCAGTTGTGTCTTGAAAGATACTACTGCCAGTGTTTTTCTCTTCGGAAAAATTGTCTCGCTCAACTACTGTTTCTAAGTTCTCATTGTTATTTGATGAGTTTCCACTTTCAGTACCAGCATTATGATCCTCAGAGGTACTATCACCTTTAGATTCATGTGCATCCTggttatattttgaatttatcttttcttcttcagCATTATAGTTGGCAGCAGGATTTTCTAAATTCCCATTGTTATTGGATGAGTTTCCACTTTCATTGCCAGCACTTTGATCCTCAGAGATACTATTTCCTTTAGATTCTAGTGTTTCTTCAACATCATTTTTAGCAGCATCAGAAGCATGCTCGTCAAGGGATTTGACTGCATCAATAAACTCATTGTCCGTTAACACCCCATTTTCTTCTTTCGGGAGGGATACGCTTCCATCACCTGAGCTTGCAATGGTCGTCGTATCCTCCGAACTATTTTCACTACTACCTTCGGTTTCTGGTTGAACCCCTCCCCGAGAATCCATTGCCTCCTTTTCAACTTCAGAACCATTTTCGCTACTACCATCTGCCTCTAATTTGGTCTCTCCAAGGATCTCAACTGTCTccttttcaacttcagaaataatTTCATTGCTACCTTCTGTCTCCAATTTGGCCGCTCCATGAGTATCAATTGCCTCCTTTTCAACTTCAGAATTATTTTCACTACCATGAATATCGATTGTCTCCTTTTCAACTTCAGAGTCGTTTTCACTACTAGTTTCTGCCTCTAATTTAACATCTTCATGAGAATCAGTTGCTTCCTTTTCCACTTCAGAACTAACTTCACCGCCACCTTCTGTCTCTAATGTAACCTCTTCATTCAAATTGATGGTCTCTTTTTCAACTTTGTCAGCGTTCACTCCACCGTCTGATTGATCCTCGGAGCTCgaaatcctttcttcttcttcagaatttgatgcttgaatggtATCTTCTTTTGCTCCATCAAGAGAGACTAACTCACTTCCATTATCAGACTTATCTTCTTCATTTCTTCCCTCATTTTGATCCATTGAGCTTGCATTATCTGATTCACCAGAAAGCTCTAGGGCATTCTCTTTATCTTTAGTTCTTTCACTAGCCACATCTTCGTTGCTATCACTCAAATCAGTACTCTCATCCTTGATGTTGAATTGTTCTTCGACTTCAGTATGGCCAGTATTTGAAATATCTTCAGCGGTCTCGTCAAGGTCAGGTTTATGGCCATCTACGATGACCACGTTCTCTGATCCTGCTTTCCCCTTGCGACCGAAGTCGACGTCTTCTTCAGGGTCAAAGCTGATTTGGGGAGTTTCAGTTTGCTCATTCTTGCTAAAATGATTAATCAACCATACAGCAGCTCCTAAAAGCAAGGCTATCTGTATTCCTCTCTTCACTTTCGACTCTCTATTTTGTGAGTTTCGACTACTTGACTGCTGAAACATATTATAATATCTGCAAACAAACTGAAAGTTAGGCAATCGAAAATCTGAAATAATCAACATTAGTTCACTAACAAGGATGATTAGCATAATAAATTAATCACAGATGTCTCTCCTTTTTGTCTTCAGAAATTGGCTCAGAtagtaaaaattaaacaaatatgaaATTTATCGAGTTGAACATATGCAACCACTTTGATACAAGGTGGATATACAAAAGTGTGAATAGATATCTCCCTTTTGTTCACAATCTAATtcaaataacaacaataataataacaacaaaatcttATACCACTATCCTTTACTATATCaccatttatattaaaataaattttatcttatcttattattattaaatcttttttttttaattttcttcctcatttgatgtACACATTTGTCTTAATTTTACATCgtctatttgaaatatttattggTTGTCTAACTATATGTTCGTACATTTTAAACGTGTTTGTTAGAGTTTCCCTCAATGAATGTAATTTCGactttttctttaatatttttatttcttattcttattctgtcAACCTGTGTATATCCTCACAACCAATCTAACTTAAATAAGCAAACTAAAATCAAGAACAAAGTATACACATATACAAACAGATTTTCAGATAATTTAATCTACATTAATAAACATACTGTTTCAAATTTCTGCAAATTTTGCTAGAGCACATTAAATACAAGCTACAAGTTGAACTCTAGATTCCGAGTAAATTAAATCAAGAACAAGGAAGTTGAAATCACCAGAACTTCAACTATATGCTTTCCTAACAATTTGCTTATTATATAAATCTTCCTTGAGATCCTGAGAAGAACAGTGTATTTCAGAGAACAAAATGAGCAAAAAACAGGATTTGACAATTTCAAACAAGATCTGACAAGAACAAAGCTAAACcagcaaaaaccacttttttttaataaaaaagaaacTAGTTCAGCAAAAGGGAAAGAGAGAGAGAACGAATTGAGTAAAAACTCAACCAAATCAACTTTCAAACAAGATCCAACGCGAAGAACGAAGCGAAAACTGAGTTTTCATCAGAAAGGGGCATCTTCCGGAAAGCCAAAGATTGAAACAGAACAATGATGAAGGAATTGAATCTCAGAGACCAAACCTTGAGGGGGAACCGATCGGGATGAGATCTGCGAGCCTCGAGGGAACGAAAAAGGAGGGCCAACAACCAAATTAAGGCAGCAAAACACTCCAAACCAGATGCGATCGAGATTGATTCCATGCCGATCGTCTCTtcgattatttatttatttatttgtgaaTTTCGCTCCcaaaaagatttataaaataaataaatggcaTTTTTGATGCTAGACGAGATCCATCGCCAGCCTGTGTCGGCCATTGCTGCCCCCGGACGGTTGAGTTGTCAGGGCGAGACAGAATTATTATTATACGGTAAGAGTTCAATTTTTGGCTTGGCAAAGCAAAGCAAGTTATTCTCTTACTAGCtaattataatttttcaatttatcTCCTTACATATAACCGTAAGATTAATCATGTGAGACCATTGGATGATGAATTCGTAACTCTAAATACAACGATATACAGCTAACCATAATTAAAAATGAGGTTCTTCAAAAGAAGTCTTACGTGAGACAATGATTGACCatgacttttattaattgttGATACGATGCATAAAGGTGGGTCATGATAAGATCaagcagtcaaaagtcaagtgGTCATAGCAGTCAAGAGCAATCAATAGTTAATAGGATGTGATAGTCAACAGTCAGGAGAAAGAGAGAGTTAAACCGCCTCACGTCATCAGTCGCATAATTCCTGGTCGGGCATAAGCATAGCATGCCCCCCAGATCTGAGACATAAGATGCAGCTTGTACTAGTTCCTGACCTGCCCCtgactgatcggacttccccaGCTCAGGCCATGTAACCAGGTCTGGTACTTTCACTAAAATAACTCCCGGCAAGCCCTTTAGCGATCAAGGCGTGAAACATGGGTTCCTCGCCACAGCTCATCCtcctcatcaagactcaagccgGGTGGTACATCTGAACGGTCATCTCGAGCTCTCTGTAGCTAAACCTGGCTGGGACGGAAATCACTAAGCGACAACAATGTCAGGAAATCGTAAACTTCTGACAGGGAGTAATTGTCATACGTCAGGGGATATTCCAGTGGTATGCTATCACCTGTGAATAGAACCTTCCTTCCACCAATAAGAGACTACCGTACATCCTCTCTCACTCGACAGGCTCTGACgtctgacattctctgacaacatGCAGACTCTAAAGGTACGCAACGTCATATAAAATGGAAGGTCCTCTGCCTTAGCCAGGTATGCGCACATTCGCACTAGTCTTTTACagttcttttttccttcgtacactattcttctaggaaaaaagtacctgacttgagcgtcggagggtttgCGCcagagactttttccctggtttctagtttctaagtgtaacgcccgaaaattctcaaataaattttagaaacattctgttatttttctgaaattttagaatgtgtttatggaatttttggagtagcaaaagtagcaaaattaaataaaaacgtaaaatagcctaagcgggaattgaacccgcgacctattagaccctacaacTTATAGCATAACTTTAGTAACATGGTggccccagtaggggtgtgctgaaagaagaggagagaaattatatttaggatttagttgggtcgtattaatcacttaatataaatagggaatttaagtggggatttattattttgatcggCAACTTCTTttctccctcaccctcacccgccgCCCCTcccccttcctcacctctcggcacaccaaaccccaagagacctagggttccatcccttgggtcgtaggagcacctttcgGCGACAACTCCGaaacgaggacgctcctctccgcgagaagaacgcgtagacgcaagaagatcgtcgaagagatcttcttctccggaaatctagcgatcagaattgtaagaaacctagcgcaggaagtaagtaacccctcacatgcagtataagtagttaatcataCGTTTTTATGCacctacggtccaatgggtgggctcccatagtcgcctctaggttcagataacctagctctaggttcagataacctagctctaggttcagataacctagtaagggcaagataagataaattagcttatgaatcagtattttactttatcagtgacactgtgccGGACTCTTAGTTGTCTTTGggctgggctctcatagtcgtccctaggtttagataacctagtaaaccctactagattcgggactagctacctcgggtttagttagggatgcgcgcatagcaagtacagttgtcgggcacaacagcagcatgattattatttttatctattatgaaaatagttttcaaaaacttcacaaattagctaTGTGAATGTAGTTCATTAGTCTAGCATCAGTTTAACTCAGCTTATATATCAGTTCAGTTCTTCTTATTAGTATAAcaagatagttctatgatcaaTATTTGATTGTCATGACTTATATATTAGTATGTCATGTTCTAGCATTTCTAGTATGAatatcagcatgtatttcaaataacatcttttaaaaacatgatttcatcgaatgcatgttttgtgaggtagatggttcttactaagctcccaagcttatagtttcctttttccttatactgcagatacaggtaaagggaagatggattagcgaaggctggaggtcaatgtgtcaagatgtgtgtgagaaggaacttggaataaagacccttggggacTAGCAAGTTTAAGAATTAGACTTCTTATATTCTTATCGTTCCGCACCTTTAGAATGTTTAAATGTCATGGATTGTGAAAATATGCACTATGCTATGCCTAGACTACTAGTTGTCTTGGTGTTAGTTAATAAACTATGAATAATGagagtaatgacatgcctagtaatttagaaatgcttttaagttgatacatttgTAATGTCTGTGGATTAGTGGTGGAATGCAGCAGAAATcgtagaaatcagagctccaatcgatcagtcgatcgattggagggttctcaatcgatcagccgatcgattggggagtgattttccacgtacagagagctgatgaatcgatcagctgatcgattggccatgaatcgatcagtcgatcgatcgggaaataaattccgcgaacagagagctgttgaatcgatcagtggatcgattggcccagactggatcgatcggtcgatcgattcagaaaaTGCCTctatgcacagtagcacgttggatcgatcagctgatcgatcgaaatgacttcaatcgattgagtctcagcttcaatcgattggaaggtCTGAATTCGGCTAGAAACCTCTGATTTCAACCCCTTGATCAAATGGAAGTTTAGATTCCctcctttagcatatgtacaacaatgaaatgGTATTTTGAACATGAATTCTATATGTTATAGCAAATAGCAgaatttttaattagttcagctttccgcacattATACTTCAGTGATAGACACAGAATAGTTTGGcaaatgtaacccccggcctcacagcttagtcagtacgaggcggggcgttacactaacgctccgtgtgcttgtctgagtgtgcgcagagtctAAGTACCGCTAGTTTTGTCACCACTGTCCCTGAATTCCACGTGGGGGCTCATTTTTCCGGTGCACATACGCTGGGTGTGTCAAAGTCGTCTCTCCGTCAACACCAGCACCATCTCAACcgaccttcatctgactcagattccagacAGGATCGATTTGGCGTCGTCTGTCACCTATTCTAAAGCATGACGATGGAGGACACTGGCAAGATCAACGTCACCATGACAGTCGGAGAGTACGAACTGTTCAAGGAAGCCAAGAGGCAAGCGGCTTCCGAAAGGCACACCACCACTTCACAACCATACAAGATGCTCGCAGTTTCAAAAGACCAGACCCACGCTTCAAACAAGAGGTCTAAGAGGAAATAACCCGAGGATTTCCCCGAGGTTTTTACCATGACCCTTGCCCGGAGTATTATAACAAGAAAGAGCAGTACCGGGCCTCCACAGCTGAGAGTTTCCCACCTAGAGACTCGAAGAAGGGGAAGGTCATAGTTGTTAGGGAGGAGCCGAAGGAGTTTCCCGTGGAGTTGCAAGTGTCCTTCTCTTTGAGGGTGTTCTAGGAAAAACTGCCGAAGGGGTATAAACCCCCAACCATCGGAGAATATGATAGCAGCAAAGATCCAAAAGATCATCTTCGTAAATTTCGGAATGTTGCGCTTTTACATCAGTACAGTGATGTCATCAAGTGCCGGGTGTTTTTAAACACTCTGTCCGGCTCAGCCCAAAAGAGGTTCAATGAATTATCGGTCGGATCCATCACCTGctttaaggatttcaagaacgCTTTCCTGCGTCATTTCGCTAGTAGCAAGAAATATCAGAAGACTAACCATTTCCTATTCACCCTCAAACAGGGTCCTGTAGAGCCCCTGAGGGCCTACATAAAACGCTTCAACTAGGTAGCCCAGGATGTCCCGTCCGCTAACTTAGAAATCTTGATGAACGCCTTCTCTCATGGTCTAGTGgaaggggagttcttccgagCCCTCATTCGAGAGTCTGTGAAAAATTTTAATGAGATGTTGGGGAAGGTCACAAGATACATTAATATAGAAGAAGCCTAGGTTGCCTGGAGGAAAGCAGACAAGATGCCTGCTCCTGCCAACAAGTCTAAGAGAAGGCCGCCCCAACCTCCAGCTCGATCCTTTCCCTGCTCTAAGGATGCCCGACTAGGATTTCCGCCCAGTCAGGAATCCAGGGTGGTGCAACTAGTTGAAGCTGTCCAAGCCCCCAGATCCTGGTAAGTGGGGGTCTCGTTATTACACCTACCATAGGTCTCACACCCATTCTACAAGAGATTGTGTCCAATTCACCTGAGATTCTCAGCGGACAGCCGAGCTGGGCCTGCCTCTGCCCGAGATCATGCCCAAGCATCAGAAACTACTGGCCAACCCGCCCACTACAGCAAGGcaatcaagtaaatccttgtcTGAGAGCGGAGGTCAGGGAACTCAGCAGCCAGGTCGGGGCAAGGAGCCAATGGAATCCCTTAAGGAAGAGAATAGGGGGAATGTCACCATTTGGGAGATCGGCATGATCTCTGGAGAGCCCACTGATGGAGACTCCACCAGAGCCCGAAAATTCCATGAGCGCCGCTTAGAGATACACGCGGTAGGGTGCAGCCGAAACAAGCTGCAGGGCTCGTAATCAGCTTCGGGCGGCAAGACCTGGAGGGAGTGGAGCTCCCTTATGATGATGCTCTCATAATCAAAGATGTCATCGCCAACAGCCGCGTGGCCAGGGTTTTCGTTGACACTGGAAGCTTTGTCAATGTGTTATTCAAAAATACGTTCGAGGGCATGCAGATCGACGCCAGTGAGCTCCAACCCATAGCCACCTCCTTGTACCGGTTTATAGGCAATGAAGTATAACTAATGGGTCAAATTAAGCTAGCCATATCTTTGGGTAGTGAACCATTGGTGAGGACatggaggagcaccttcatcgtAGTGGATTCTCCATCCTCCTACAACATTATCTTAGGGAGACCTGCCCTCCACGAATTCTGAGCGACAGTCTCCACTTGTCATTAGAAGATAAAATTTTTCTGTGGGAGACCAAGTCGGGGAGGTCAAAGGTGAACAGCTGGTCTCCCGCAAGTGTTATGTCAACATGGTGAAGGTCGAGGCCCGCAAAGCTCAAAGAACCCAAGATGGAGGAATCCACATCATCCAAGAGGAGCTTCTGCCTATAACCAAAGAACTCATTCCCTAGGGTTAGGTCCAACTCTATCCTGATCATCCGGAGAGCATCACTCACATATCAAGTGACCTGTCGATCGAAATTAAGACGGATCTGGTAGAATGTCTGAAGCACGATAGGGAAGTCTTCGCCTGGTCCCCCAAGGAGCTACCAGGAGTCAAGCCCACGGTAGTTGAGCACAAGCTGCACCTCCTGCCTAATTCCAGGTCAATCAAGTAGAAGAAGTGAAACTTCTCGGCCgaacaaaataagatcatccgagtTGAAGTTAATCAGCTCTTAAAAGCAGGACATGTTAGAGAGATATAATTCCCGCCATGGCTCTCTAGTGTGGCCCTAATGTCCAAGCCTAATAATAAGTGGAGAATATGTATCGACTTTTGGGACCTCAATCAGGCCAATTCCAAAGATTGCTACCCCTTCCCAAGGATTGATTAGATGGTGGATTCAACTTCGGGATGTAAAAGAATATACATGCTCGATGCTTACTAAGGATACCACCAGATTTCGCTAGACCAAGAAGACCAGGAGAAATTTAGCTTCATCACGACCGACAATACTTTCTGTTATACAATCATGTCGTTTGGTCTACAGAATACAGGAGCTACTTATCAGaggatgatggacaagatctttTGGGAGCAAATCGGGTGGAACATGGAAgtctatgtagacgacatactgATCAAGTCTACTGTGGTAATAAACTTGATTACCAATGTGGAGGAGACCTGCAACACACTAAGGCAGTACGGGCTAAGATTAAATCCCTTGAAATGCTTGTTTGGAGCTCGAGGAGAAAAATTCCTGGGATACCTCTTTACTGAGCGGTGGATTGAAGTCAACTCAGAGAACGTTCAGGCACTCCGAGACATGCAAGCACCTCAGAATCTGAAAGAAACCCATAAGTTGGTGGGAAGAATCACGACACTCTCCAAGTTCATATCACGATTTGTAGATCGATTCCTCCCCTTCTTTAAGATACTCCGAAGAGCTGCTAAGTTTTAGTGGGATCTTTCGAGGAACTGAAGCAACACCTGGAGACCCTGCCTTCATTGTTTAAACCTCTTGCCGGGGAGCCGCTCTGGGTGTATTTGTCAGTTACCCCTGAGGTCGTGGGGGCAATCCTGGTGAAAGAGCAAGATGATGCATAAcgaccagtgtattttttcagccatCTATTCAAAGGGGTCGAGTCTTGATGCACGACCCTCGAAAAGTTGGTTTATAGGTTGGTTCTCATGACTCGTCGCCTAAGATCTTACTTTCTAGCACACTCAATTACTATATTGACCAATAGTACCATAGGGAAGGCCCTTATCAACATGGAGATAGCCGGATGTCTCATCAAATGGATAATCGAGCTGAGAGAATAcaatatacagtatcagccccgaacaaCGATCAAAGCACAAGCCCTGGCTGACTTTCTGACGGAGATCCATCATCATGATTCTGAGGAAATATGGAAGGTATACGTAGATGGGTCATCTACTCAACAAGGAAGTGGAGTGGGGATACTTCTTATATCCCCTTAAGAATATGTCATGCAACTAGCTGTCAAATTAAACTTTAGAGTTACTAACAATAAGGCGGAATATGAGGCACTTTTGGCTGGACTGCAGTCAGCTCGACATATAGGAGCCACACGGGTAATCATTTACTTAGATTCCCAGTTGGTGGCTCAATAGGTGGCTGGCAATTTCGAAGTCAATAATGAGAAACTACAGCTTTATagagaa
This window of the Zingiber officinale cultivar Zhangliang chromosome 3B, Zo_v1.1, whole genome shotgun sequence genome carries:
- the LOC122056689 gene encoding dentin sialophosphoprotein-like; this encodes MFQQSSSRNSQNRESKVKRGIQIALLLGAAVWLINHFSKNEQTETPQISFDPEEDVDFGRKGKAGSENVVIVDGHKPDLDETAEDISNTGHTEVEEQFNIKDESTDLSDSNEDVASERTKDKENALELSGESDNASSMDQNEGRNEEDKSDNGSELVSLDGAKEDTIQASNSEEEERISSSEDQSDGGVNADKVEKETINLNEEVTLETEGGGEVSSEVEKEATDSHEDVKLEAETSSENDSEVEKETIDIHGSENNSEVEKEAIDTHGAAKLETEGSNEIISEVEKETVEILGETKLEADGSSENGSEVEKEAMDSRGGVQPETEGSSENSSEDTTTIASSGDGSVSLPKEENGVLTDNEFIDAVKSLDEHASDAAKNDVEETLESKGNSISEDQSAGNESGNSSNNNGNLENPAANYNAEEEKINSKYNQDAHESKGDSTSEDHNAGTESGNSSNNNENLETVVERDNFSEEKNTGSSIFQDTTEPKPKGEAISEFGNDNTWTGRNDNPESSSQGGKEIE